attatattacattgtttcttgtatataaaaactataatttcatgtcaatgcgtattttataatgccataaaaatgttcagggatgctgtacttttttttttttgcgcattTCTGGCTGAAaccggcacaatgttccatttttcggttaattattgtatttactattcagggttgtgttacataactcacaatttgttaatgtagtaatattacatttttaaagaagtaaaatattgtaactaagtactctacaatacattcttatctaatgggttatttttaaaaaccttttgcattcacttgaatagcgatccTAAAACTGGGGATGGAAAACAGGGCTACCGCCACTCGGCGACAAagcactgaactagaggaagtaacgtcactttctcttctacccacTCTGCATGAaggttaaatttcctttaaatttgtcCAGTTTGACGTGGACTCAGAGGTGATATTCGCGTAATGTGGAGGCAAAATATGAGGGCTCCATTTAAGAGAACTCATGCATCATGACAATGCGCAGACAGGCCTGAAACCCTGTCTGAAACCTGTAACAGTAGCTTGCACACAGCATTACATATGATATTGCGAGTTACAGACTAACATAATCATATTAGAATGAGAGTAGAATCAATGTGTAATAAAAAACGCTATTTTAATATCACAATTTTCCAATAACACGAGTAACAGTACAGTCAAATCGATATTTCAATAATTCAGAAGAGATTTGTACATTTAAATTACACCTCAAGATGAAATGTTTATTACTTCCTATAGGTATAATCATTTTATTGAACATCTTGCAAATCACCTAATTTCTCTTTAATGAGTGTTGCTAGAAAGAATTTTACAGTCTTGTAAGCAAAAGGCGCTATAATTACAACAGTAGACGTGGAGGTTACCAGTACTAAACACTATTGAGACAAACTGCAAGATATTATCTATCACACTTCTTGTCTTTTAAATAgttgtacaataaaattatataaaaatacttaGAAATCCTAACAGTTCTAGTTCATAGACAATGATACACTAATAACAACTCTAACAAACTACATTCACATAACGTACCAATATGCCTTAAAAATGACCGAGAAACTTTATTCTATTATACGTAACTacataaacaagaaaagaaaaaagtgcACCTACAAAATCAAGccatataatttcattaatagCAAACATGCTATTGACACAGACCATCCAGAATTGAATATTAGCTACAAAGAAATGTCATACAtgtaccatactgaactattccTCTATAAATCTCCAAAATTcttaaagaaaaatgtataacaataattttcaattcatCCCACTCTTTGggataataaatatatatctctctctataaataaaatgattatatGAAGTTGTATATTTCAAAAGAAAGTATATTTTTGGTGACGATGTACCATGTCATACAGACAAAGGCACATTTTAGCAATGTTAGGAGAATCTCTCTATGTATTTCACTGTGTTGTCTCAAATAACTGAGTATTAAGATAAAGTAATTCTTTCTCTTACGAAAATCTAACTGTAGTATGACACATCTAAGGAAATTGTCAATGTCTACATAATTTATTAGTTATTGAGtttacagttgtaaaaaaaaactccTCTTAATTTCAACATTGCAACTCAAGTCATCCTTTCCAAGAATTCTCCCTGTACCCTCCCACAATGATTAAACCTGACTTACAGAAGCGGCAAGTCTTAACACGGAAACTTATCTCAAATTAGGTATCTTATACCCAATTTCATTTAACTCATTTTCTTCTGTGCAATCACATTTCTAAAAAGATCCCTGAATCCTGATCTATCATGGTAAGAGGAATGATTAATGAAAATATTCAATGAGATTCTTGTTTGTCCTCTTCTTCTGCAGTTTTTGTAGTTGCAGAAATTTTATCTATATTCTTTTCCATTGGTTCTTGGATAGCAGCTTTTACTTTGGCTTTCTTTATCCCCGAATGTGTGGCAAGATGATTTTTCAGATGTATGTTCTGAGAAAAACTTTTCCCACATTCAACACACGTATATGGTTTCACTCCCAAATGTAACTTCATGTGTTCTTTTAACTGACCACTTCGAGCGAAGTGTTTGCCACATTCAGTGCAACCATAAGGTTTTTCGCCAGTGTGAGTGGCAAGATGGTTTTTAAGATGTATGTTCTGTGCAAACGTTTTGCCACATTCCGTACATCCATATGGCTTTTCATGTGTATGTGTACTCAAATGGTTTTTAAGATGTATATTCTGCGCAAATGTTTTGCCACATTCGGTACAGCGGAATGGTTTTTCTCCAGTGTGGGTGCTAAGATGATTTTTTAAGTGAACATTCTGTGCAAAAGTTTTACCACATAAATTACAACCATATGGTTTTTCACCGGTATGAGTACTAAGATGGTTCTTAAGGTGAATATTTTGCGCAAAACATTTACCACATTCTGAACAACTAAATGGCTTTAACCTTGTATGTGTTATTTGATGATTTTTTAGATGTACTGTTTGAGCAAAAGTTTTTCCACATTCTTTACACATAAACGGCCGTTCCCCTGTATGAGTCCGCATATGAGAAATTAGATGCTGCTTCTGTATGAACTGCTTTCCACATTCGATACacacaaatttcttttttgggtTATTAGCTTTCATTTGGATGTTGTAGTCATTACCAGAGTTCAAATTCTTCCCGAACATGTGTATATTATTTGCACCATGGATCCTAATATCATGTGGGTCTTGCTTCATAACTTGATCCATCAATACATTACAGGGAGTGTCTGGGTTTTGTCCTTCAGTTAAAGAACAAATTGCAGCTGGAAATCTGTAACCAAAACTATTAGctagattttaaaaacaataatttgctaGACTTAACTATtaaagaaatattgttttttgtatatgtacagttaccctgaaaaagaatgagacgattcttggtcgtcggaagttaaagttctacagcgcggttcactcgatatcgatgtagagatacataacatgacagatagtacaagaattgttacaaggaccacaacaaggacaaggaccagaataaggatcacgaagaagactgccatttaaggccaggatttcacaacatagctcgagtcccaaaatatcattgcttcactgtaccaaatggcaaatgcctgctaagggatctacattctggactgctgctatcactgtcttgtctcggtagctcatatagtagcgtgccggttccattgtataaccgaaacgtctcgtgttcgatcccaggtaaaactttttttttattgaggtgtaattaatttgttcagagttcctcgactgtctaatttgtcgaaaaatatggaataatttatgcccaatttctgggtcttacaagtgggctgaacctcttcaaaaaaaataaatcttacttggaagttaaaagtattcttcctcaaacaaaaatcataagaaacaaaaagagacctgttaacttaaaatcttgtccacatgccatcagcttctattacagctctaagtcgatccggcatggatgtcacgagattgtggaataagttctgatccccggcgagatcttcccaggtgtcaacaacttgatcccacaattcgtctcgatttcgagggcgtcggtgggcataggtggctatccttctccttttcaattccgcccataaattttcgatgacattcaaatcaggtgacttcggaggccaattaatgatttcgatctcgggtctcctttgaaaccatctttgaatgcttgcagcatagtgcacgggatggttatcctactgaaacagcaatgttccttcgggaaaacgttctcgggcggagggaaggaatatattttccagaatgtgctcgtaagtttccgcattaaaccagccatcgatgcgttctataacgccaggtccatcgtaagacatccacccccaacacgatatgctaaagcgccccgatctttcacgtcggtgcacatagcgctgatcatgtcggagatcatcctcacgatagacacggacaggaccttcgtaatcactcgagatggttgtttcgtcggagaaaattacatttctccaatcgaaatccactcgattggtagcgaaggtaagacggtcgacagcttgtgcttcccccaatatttccatttgcgcagccctccggctcctaataccgcggttcctcaacctgctgatcacagtccgtgaagagccgggaaagttagatgctgctcttatttcgttagcagtcagaaaggggtcctgtcgaactgtctcgaataaaagagcatcctcttccaatgaagaaatccgcggacgcccaggaatagggcgattttcgacctccccaaaattttggtaacgatgaacccatctcgcggctgtacttccaggaacaccgaccaaacggccagcagatctagccccatatccagcctcaactagagctgtaactcgctgtctcatgtcacgtcggttcgccattacgatgagaaatgagagatgacgataatactttagtgtagacaatgactatttaacatgatatagaattattgaaataagaggcatcttgcatagtaagagttaataaatcaaccctaaattaaatatctaaataacaggatataacaggaagtccaattgttgcgaaactaatcaaattaaatctaattacattaaataaacaaaccccaagttatgacaccacattgctacagctaaattgtatgttattaacataagcattgaataggtccgtggttgtgcgttggacgacaaaaccaaacatcgaaagttcgaatcttgccgaggaatgtaacttcttgctttttataatgtaaatcagacttataactacaaccattcatatttcttacattatttattaatatttatagccaacattgaatttgtaaagaaaagactttagaaatctcatatggaatttgtgatctgtagtgacataaacatagattatctctcggaacttttccgtaaaagtaaattaaattcactccttgaaactggaaaccttattcgtagggtcattttcccatagcatacaagctgaagtaacacagccattgataaacgttttgtacacagaattagactgaattcctattcgacagaacctataatcaatggcttgtctgaccatgataaacaaatcctatgtgtttccaatgtcactgaacaatttcaaaatattaatttaaaaactaagaaaggatcgtaattgctgtatctagtgattatttacatttaagtctacaaaattatattgaatttttcacttaatttcataatcacttcagtggatgttctccactcaatgttgtgaaaaaattcaaaagttaaaacatgtagataacgcagggacttcaaaatctcatgtattaaaaagaagaatctatatgtaatgagttgcaatgtaatgatcttcatgttcttaaatactgcaagaagtacagtgtaatttatcaaaaattatgaaagagggaaatagaatatatttgagtagaaaagtacaaaattcagataatgcaattaaacttattcgtaatattattaaatttaaacttgtagatatcctaagaaagaaaatattttttcattaaaaccaatgattataaagtagaggatcccaaatctattgcaaattcttttaacgtattatagtatatagtacagaaatattattgacaacttaaacattcaagattttgcaaaagatactgcaattggttacttaacagatgtatttaataattattattaatatatgtaattagtcaataactgcaacagtgcttatacattcaatcataacatgaataaaattgaatgcaaacacgtagataaaatagttaaaattaactgcaggggtgagaatgaaataatccaaagccatacttttaacaaaaattgttttgtgcgagtgcatttcttacacatatgggaaagctattaataaattattgtaataattactcaacaaatgacatagcctaaggactctaaacctttgtaaaagtttgtctattattatatattttttaaatttcattttaattgttagtttttaatatatatgcatttacattgtatatatgtgtgtgtataaatgcattcattagattaacgtttataatattataacttgtaattttgtattgtttgcgatcattaacacttaatctcaggactttgtaaaactatatttcaacgtgacttagctatttcaacgttatttagacaaaaaaaaattgctgtgtagactaagaatcgaactcgcactcttctacacaacacgcagaagtcttaccgtctgagctatggaaacgacatgaaagctttcctttctgtgcggagtgtcgatctagtcatgaaggtccattgtcgatttaactacacgatttatgtatatatttatcttttatttacgtaatattatcatattttttgcagttttttaattgaatttcggaacgatgctagtaacaaaccaaatagcctgaatttaagtaactcaatattcgttatcttgtgtatcggtgctctggtctccgatcatgtgcagtgtcttacatctgagacttaggaatattcaattgtctcatccttttccagggaaactgtacaaagaaataaattatgtggCTGTAACCAAATGGTACCCCTTGTTACAGGGCAGCTCATGGTGTAGCAGACAGCTGACTCAGACTGGTCTTCTACTGCACATGTCGTCAAAAAGTAGCAGCACACTTAATCGCCCAGTATCGAAGAAccaaacagctgttgtgtgttaattcattgtttatatgcactttatatataatattgaattcaataatattattcttgtaTCAGTAGTGTTTTAAAGTGACACATGCCTGGAAGTGCAGTAGCTGGCTGAGCTACAAccgaaaaacaaaaggaactgacgAGAAATACTACAGATTTCCTAAAAATGAAGACTTGGCAAAGCAAATAGTTGCATGCTTGTAGAAGAGGGAATAAAGTTAATTTACAGAACGAGTTTTCTCGCATATTACTGAATTTTATACACTTCGCAATTCATTTGCAAAATATACTTTCATTTTAAACTTATTGTCAGATATTATTTATTCCATTGATTGCTTTGAGCAGCGAAAAGAAAGGGAGACAAAAAACTTAGAATTTAATGTTGTTTGAGCTCGAATTTGTTCACTTAGTTTTGAGGACTCAAGTTTCGAAGTATCTTTAAAGCTGAAATTCCTAAATTATGAATCAAAAACAAATTATAGACCTAATCTGAAAGTAGACACTTTACCCAAAAATCGAAAAATAAGTTTCGAAAACTCCAAAAAGGatgttacattgaaaaatatcaaaattaactAACAGTACAAAGCGACGTGCACTACTTTAAtacttttatgaaataataattctacTTTTTAAATGGATGGTGTACTTGTGGATATGGAGGTAGAAGATGTTTTGGAATTATTGAAGCCCCATTTTCCTGAAGTGGTTGGTTCTAAGCTCGATTCTAGGCGCCCAGAGGAGTATGCGTCACTCAAGATTAGTGTTTACGAAGAACATTATCAAGAGGCATTGGACCCTAATATGTGGTTATGGAATGCATGTGTTTGACTTTTTTTTCTGCAAGGTCGGAAAATCAACGCAGATCAGTGCTGAACAATGCTTCGACTTCAGTCAAGAAAGTAAATATTCTAAGTTTGAACATTCAATCTTTAACAAATAAACTCAATGAGATTGAAGTTTTACTTGATAGTGGGAAATTTTCTGCTGTTTTGTATTAATGAACAttggttaaataattataattttaaactgACAAAGATTACAGGTTATATTTGTGCTGTTGTATTTTATAGATCCTCTGTTAAATGTGGGGCGTAGCAATTTATTTGCATACCTgtaagaaatataaacatttggaGGTGAATAAATTTTGTGTCAAAGGGTGTATTGAAGTAATAgcagttaattttaatattatagacTCCCTAAGGGTGAATTacatatgttttataataatttggaTAAATTATTAGTTTTTTAACTACTTTTAATTCAGGTGTTTAGTATTATGTGAGGTATTAACATTGATGTATTGCATAATGGGGATTTTGGTAATCTTTTAAGAGCTGCAGACTATTATTATGGTAATTGAGCTTCTACTCGTGGACAGGCTTGCTTGGATAATGCGGTAACTAATTTGCTTTGTGGTAAAACTGGGGTAGAAGTATTGCCTGTCCCATTTTCAAATCATAATGC
The sequence above is a segment of the Periplaneta americana isolate PAMFEO1 chromosome 3, P.americana_PAMFEO1_priV1, whole genome shotgun sequence genome. Coding sequences within it:
- the LOC138695744 gene encoding gastrula zinc finger protein XlCGF26.1-like isoform X2; translated protein: MNHIVMSNSYNMTLNFATICRLCMQEKPTLLSLFSDGEISEQVTPLRCKIMSLAPAVKVDLFDGLPTHVCRQCVNQVNVSYNFKKQCEISDATFREYLKNQRLQQSESSEDKQNDEQCSEKASDEPSENWAYVKVKAELLDFPSDDNNGAEHEFPAAICSLTEGQNPDTPCNVLMDQVMKQDPHDIRIHGANNIHMFGKNLNSGNDYNIQMKANNPKKKFVCIECGKQFIQKQHLISHMRTHTGERPFMCKECGKTFAQTVHLKNHQITHTRLKPFSCSECGKCFAQNIHLKNHLSTHTGEKPYGCNLCGKTFAQNVHLKNHLSTHTGEKPFRCTECGKTFAQNIHLKNHLSTHTHEKPYGCTECGKTFAQNIHLKNHLATHTGEKPYGCTECGKHFARSGQLKEHMKLHLGVKPYTCVECGKSFSQNIHLKNHLATHSGIKKAKVKAAIQEPMEKNIDKISATTKTAEEEDKQESH
- the LOC138695744 gene encoding gastrula zinc finger protein XlCGF26.1-like isoform X1, with translation MNHIVMSNSYNMTLNFATICRLCMQEKPTLLSLFSDGEISEQVTPLRCKIMSLAPAVKVDLFDGLPTHVCRQCVNQVNVSYNFKKQCEISDATFREYLKNQRLQQSESSEDKQNDEQCSEKASDEPSENWAYVKVKAELLDFPSDDNNGAEHDFGYRFPAAICSLTEGQNPDTPCNVLMDQVMKQDPHDIRIHGANNIHMFGKNLNSGNDYNIQMKANNPKKKFVCIECGKQFIQKQHLISHMRTHTGERPFMCKECGKTFAQTVHLKNHQITHTRLKPFSCSECGKCFAQNIHLKNHLSTHTGEKPYGCNLCGKTFAQNVHLKNHLSTHTGEKPFRCTECGKTFAQNIHLKNHLSTHTHEKPYGCTECGKTFAQNIHLKNHLATHTGEKPYGCTECGKHFARSGQLKEHMKLHLGVKPYTCVECGKSFSQNIHLKNHLATHSGIKKAKVKAAIQEPMEKNIDKISATTKTAEEEDKQESH